Proteins from a genomic interval of Thermoanaerobacterium thermosaccharolyticum DSM 571:
- a CDS encoding sensor domain-containing diguanylate cyclase, whose translation MLKKREVIFDSLLITAGFSLLIFSCIRYGLRIDIKLFSLLLVIMLILDNLGIKYTDIKLSISPVITIASFLIYGTESSTLLAVLSIMIETIFFRKKIKNGFLNGAMFSITYITAGHIYELLGGKFGQFSLNQLKYIIIYVLASFVINYFILYYALKFQGKMLFKKYWTESSILELVSYFVMIPFAIFFANVYLKYGTYIFFYHVIPLILLAYFIKAFRDLYKANQRLNALYEMVKIINSKLDLDKTLEAIVYETEKVVTVSGIAIYLKDENGFLVNEKIKCSDEAKSAFKDVYMNNEGLIGKAVYEGKSVIIDNLKRDKYYFDRNISDYFDSAIVVPIKNTDKIIGCLSVFQNEVNAFDGESLKIMEALSEQSSIAIMNAKRYFEIRKKSITDPLTKTYNRRFFDQILHNSITKSAEDKMPVSLIMLDVDKFKNINDTYGHVIGDIVLCEIASRIKSCVRNNDIVARYGGEEFSVILPNLTAEQACVIAERIRYEVSSKPIKTDVGDITITVSAGVADYPNKAESAEKLISHADRALYAGCKTKGRDRVAVYEI comes from the coding sequence ATGTTAAAAAAAAGGGAAGTAATCTTTGATTCACTTTTAATTACAGCGGGTTTTTCACTGTTGATATTTTCCTGCATCAGATATGGTTTAAGAATAGATATAAAATTATTTTCTCTATTGCTGGTTATCATGCTTATACTTGATAATTTAGGAATTAAGTATACAGATATTAAACTGTCTATAAGCCCTGTGATTACGATAGCTTCGTTCTTGATATATGGGACAGAATCATCTACGCTTTTAGCTGTTCTGTCGATCATGATTGAAACAATATTTTTCAGGAAAAAAATTAAAAATGGATTTTTAAATGGGGCAATGTTTTCGATTACCTATATAACTGCGGGACATATTTATGAGCTTTTGGGTGGGAAATTTGGGCAATTTTCTTTAAATCAATTAAAATATATAATAATATATGTCCTAGCTAGCTTTGTCATAAATTATTTTATATTGTATTATGCATTGAAATTTCAAGGGAAAATGTTGTTTAAAAAGTATTGGACTGAAAGTTCTATATTAGAGCTGGTTTCTTATTTTGTAATGATACCTTTTGCCATATTTTTTGCAAATGTGTATTTAAAATATGGAACATATATATTTTTTTATCATGTGATACCTTTGATTTTATTAGCTTATTTTATCAAAGCGTTTAGAGACCTCTACAAAGCAAATCAAAGGCTTAATGCTCTGTACGAGATGGTTAAGATCATCAATTCAAAATTAGACTTAGATAAAACTTTGGAAGCAATTGTCTATGAAACGGAGAAGGTTGTGACTGTTTCAGGTATTGCCATCTACTTAAAGGATGAAAATGGCTTTTTGGTTAATGAGAAGATAAAGTGCTCTGATGAAGCCAAAAGTGCTTTTAAAGATGTGTATATGAATAACGAAGGGCTCATAGGAAAAGCTGTATATGAAGGAAAGTCTGTCATAATAGACAATTTAAAACGAGATAAGTACTATTTTGACAGAAATATATCTGATTATTTTGATTCTGCAATTGTAGTCCCTATTAAAAATACAGATAAAATAATTGGTTGCCTTTCAGTCTTTCAAAATGAAGTTAATGCTTTTGACGGCGAATCTCTCAAGATAATGGAGGCGCTATCAGAACAGTCATCAATAGCAATTATGAATGCGAAAAGATATTTTGAAATAAGAAAAAAATCAATTACTGACCCCCTGACGAAAACTTACAATAGGAGGTTTTTCGATCAGATATTGCACAACAGCATAACAAAGTCGGCGGAGGATAAAATGCCGGTTAGCCTTATAATGTTAGATGTGGATAAATTTAAGAACATAAATGACACATATGGTCATGTGATCGGTGATATTGTGCTGTGTGAAATAGCATCTAGGATTAAAAGCTGCGTAAGGAACAATGACATTGTTGCAAGGTATGGTGGTGAAGAATTTTCCGTGATATTGCCGAATCTTACAGCAGAACAAGCTTGTGTAATAGCAGAAAGAATAAGATATGAGGTATCATCGAAGCCAATAAAGACTGATGTGGGTGATATCACTATAACTGTAAGTGCTGGTGTTGCTGACTATCCTAATAAAGCGGAGTCGGCTGAAAAGCTTATAAGCCATGCTGATAGGGCCCTTTACGCTGGCTGCAAAACAAAAGGTAGAGACAGAGTTGCAGTATATGAAATATAA
- the fusA gene encoding elongation factor G: protein MKDYKTQQIRNVGLVSHGGAGKTTLTEALLYNAKAIDRIGRVEDGTTVSDYDPEEISRQFSISTSVIPIEWKDYKLNVLDTPGYFDFFGEVISGLKAADSAVLVVCAASGVEVGTEKSFHILEEENLPTVIFINKMDRENADYYKTLNQLRDKFGNKVVPMTLPIGSEHSFTGYVDLITNKAYVYNQKGIEEADVPKDMEENAQKFREELIEDIAENDEALLEKFFAGEELSKDELLHGLKEGVKSRDIFPVICGSSLKNIGIDVLLNIMTDVLPSPDEVNKFGAVSDVNKPYSAFVFKTIADPFVGKLSIFRVISGFITSDSTVFNGTKKANEKIGQLYILRGKKQMPVSKLVAGDIGACAKLQFTMTGDTLCDPANQVEFGPISFPEPTLALAIEPKAKGDEDKISSGLQRLQEEDQTFKVEKNVETGQVIVYGMGEQHIEVLSKKLQSKFGVECVLTEPIIPYRETIKGKSKVEGKHKKQTGGHGQYGHVWIEFEPYKEGEFKFEDKIFGGAVPKQYIPAVEKGLRECIKEGVLARYPVVNIKATLLDGSYHPVDSSEMAFKVAASIAFKKGMEEANPVLLEPIMHVEVTVPEEYMGDVIGDLNKRRGRILGMESEGEMEVVTAEVPQAEMAKYATDLRSLTHARGEFKMSFARYEEAPSVVAEKVIEARKKVQV from the coding sequence ATGAAAGATTATAAAACGCAACAAATAAGAAATGTTGGATTGGTTTCGCACGGTGGAGCTGGAAAGACGACGCTGACAGAAGCATTACTGTACAATGCAAAAGCCATAGATAGGATTGGGCGCGTAGAAGACGGAACAACAGTATCTGATTATGATCCTGAGGAAATTTCGAGACAATTTTCAATATCTACTTCTGTAATTCCGATTGAATGGAAAGATTACAAGTTAAATGTTCTTGACACACCAGGATATTTTGATTTTTTTGGTGAAGTTATAAGCGGTTTAAAAGCTGCCGATAGTGCTGTATTAGTTGTTTGTGCTGCATCAGGGGTTGAAGTTGGCACTGAAAAATCGTTTCACATACTAGAAGAGGAAAATCTCCCCACAGTAATATTTATAAATAAGATGGATAGAGAAAATGCTGATTATTATAAGACATTAAACCAGTTAAGAGATAAATTTGGAAACAAAGTTGTACCGATGACACTGCCAATTGGAAGTGAACACAGTTTCACTGGTTATGTAGACCTTATCACAAATAAAGCATACGTTTACAATCAAAAAGGAATTGAAGAGGCTGATGTGCCTAAAGATATGGAAGAAAATGCACAAAAATTCAGGGAGGAACTTATAGAGGATATTGCAGAGAATGATGAGGCACTGTTGGAAAAGTTTTTTGCGGGAGAAGAACTTTCAAAGGATGAACTTCTTCATGGGTTAAAGGAAGGAGTAAAAAGCAGGGATATTTTTCCTGTCATCTGTGGTTCAAGCTTAAAAAATATAGGTATAGATGTATTATTAAATATAATGACAGATGTTTTACCATCACCTGATGAGGTCAATAAATTTGGTGCTGTATCTGATGTAAATAAGCCGTATTCAGCATTTGTATTTAAGACGATAGCAGATCCATTTGTTGGAAAGCTGTCAATCTTTAGAGTCATATCTGGCTTTATTACATCTGATTCAACTGTATTTAATGGCACAAAGAAAGCAAATGAAAAAATTGGTCAGCTTTATATACTGAGAGGGAAGAAACAGATGCCTGTTTCAAAGCTTGTTGCTGGCGATATTGGAGCATGTGCAAAATTACAATTTACCATGACAGGTGATACCCTATGCGATCCGGCAAATCAGGTAGAGTTTGGCCCGATTTCGTTTCCTGAACCAACTTTAGCATTGGCGATCGAGCCAAAAGCGAAAGGTGATGAAGATAAGATTAGCAGCGGATTGCAAAGGCTTCAGGAAGAAGATCAGACATTTAAAGTCGAGAAGAATGTGGAAACAGGACAGGTTATAGTTTATGGCATGGGTGAACAGCATATAGAAGTACTATCTAAAAAATTGCAAAGCAAATTTGGCGTAGAATGTGTTCTTACAGAGCCCATAATACCATATAGGGAAACAATCAAGGGCAAATCGAAGGTGGAAGGCAAGCATAAAAAACAAACTGGCGGGCATGGACAGTATGGTCATGTCTGGATAGAATTTGAACCCTACAAAGAGGGAGAATTTAAATTTGAAGATAAGATATTCGGTGGTGCTGTTCCAAAGCAGTATATTCCTGCAGTTGAAAAAGGGCTTAGAGAATGTATAAAAGAAGGTGTACTGGCTAGGTATCCCGTTGTAAATATAAAGGCTACTCTTTTGGATGGCTCTTATCATCCAGTAGATTCATCTGAGATGGCGTTTAAGGTGGCTGCATCCATAGCGTTTAAAAAAGGAATGGAGGAGGCAAATCCAGTCTTGCTGGAGCCCATAATGCATGTTGAGGTAACAGTTCCTGAGGAGTATATGGGAGATGTCATTGGAGATTTAAATAAAAGAAGAGGCCGTATACTGGGAATGGAGTCTGAAGGAGAGATGGAAGTAGTGACAGCGGAAGTGCCTCAGGCTGAAATGGCTAAGTATGCTACCGATTTGAGGTCATTAACGCATGCAAGAGGAGAATTCAAGATGTCCTTCGCTCGTTATGAGGAGGCTCCATCTGTTGTTGCTGAAAAAGTAATAGAAGCGAGAAAAAAAGTTCAGGTGTAA
- a CDS encoding protein arginine kinase, giving the protein MFDHDNDVVISSRIRLARNLSDIPFPSVMTESEADKVKELVKKAIFDSKTILSTQFSEYDMKKITPLERQSLVERHLISPDLAQNTKNGSALIKNDGTISIMINEEDHLRIQTIFNGLNLKEAWDLADKIDDLIEENLSYAFNEKLGYLTACPTNVGTGIRASVMVHLPALTITGQIGNILNSVSKIGIAVRGMYGEGTQSLGDIYQISNQVTLGQSEIEIIENLEGIVKQIINNERKAREDLYKRRKVQIEDRIGRAYGLLTNAKVMSTQEFMRLISDVRLGAVLNIINIDIQKIDEITTHIQPGNLQKIIGKQLEPYERDVKRAEYVSKLIRS; this is encoded by the coding sequence ATGTTTGATCACGATAATGATGTTGTGATATCCAGCAGAATCAGACTTGCTAGGAATTTAAGTGACATTCCTTTTCCGTCCGTTATGACGGAGAGTGAAGCAGACAAAGTGAAGGAATTGGTGAAAAAGGCCATATTTGACAGCAAGACAATCCTTTCAACACAGTTTTCTGAATACGACATGAAAAAAATAACTCCTTTAGAGAGGCAGTCTCTTGTCGAAAGACACTTGATAAGTCCCGATCTTGCTCAGAATACAAAAAATGGCAGTGCCCTTATTAAAAATGATGGTACTATCAGTATAATGATTAATGAGGAAGACCATCTGAGGATACAGACGATTTTTAACGGTCTTAATTTGAAAGAAGCTTGGGATCTGGCTGATAAGATAGATGATTTGATAGAAGAAAACTTAAGTTATGCTTTTAATGAAAAATTAGGTTATCTTACAGCATGCCCTACGAATGTTGGAACTGGTATAAGAGCATCTGTAATGGTGCACCTTCCGGCTCTTACAATAACAGGCCAAATAGGAAATATACTTAACTCTGTGTCGAAAATCGGCATAGCTGTAAGAGGAATGTACGGAGAGGGCACTCAGTCATTAGGTGATATTTATCAGATATCTAATCAGGTTACTTTAGGTCAGAGTGAAATTGAGATAATTGAAAATTTGGAAGGAATTGTAAAACAGATTATAAACAATGAAAGAAAAGCTAGAGAAGATCTGTATAAGAGAAGAAAAGTACAAATTGAAGACAGGATAGGAAGAGCGTATGGACTTCTGACAAATGCAAAAGTCATGTCGACGCAGGAATTTATGAGGCTTATTTCAGATGTAAGGTTAGGTGCTGTTTTAAACATTATAAACATAGACATTCAAAAAATAGATGAAATAACAACACATATTCAGCCAGGAAATTTACAAAAAATAATAGGGAAGCAGTTGGAACCATATGAGAGAGATGTAAAGAGAGCTGAATATGTATCAAAATTAATCAGAAGTTAA
- a CDS encoding CtsR family transcriptional regulator — protein MARLSDLIEDFIKSLIEEADEEYVEIKRNELANIFNCAPSQINYVLETRFNLSNGYIIESRRGGGGYIKIIKKPVSKDWVSKLISDIGDNITESKSRLYIDALLEHNLITEREAALMKSVLNEKILPVSQYEKPILRAILLKVMLAELSNN, from the coding sequence ATGGCAAGGTTAAGCGATTTGATTGAAGATTTTATAAAAAGCTTGATTGAAGAAGCTGATGAAGAATATGTAGAAATTAAAAGGAATGAACTTGCTAACATCTTTAACTGCGCACCATCACAAATAAATTACGTATTAGAAACAAGGTTTAATCTATCTAATGGATACATCATTGAAAGTAGACGTGGTGGTGGAGGATATATAAAAATAATTAAAAAGCCAGTTTCAAAGGATTGGGTATCAAAACTTATTTCAGATATAGGTGACAACATTACGGAAAGCAAAAGCAGGCTTTATATTGATGCTTTATTGGAACATAATTTGATAACTGAAAGGGAGGCAGCATTGATGAAATCTGTATTGAATGAAAAGATACTGCCTGTATCACAATATGAAAAGCCAATATTGCGAGCAATACTTTTAAAAGTTATGCTTGCTGAGCTTTCAAATAATTGA
- the ptsP gene encoding phosphoenolpyruvate--protein phosphotransferase — protein MLKGVAASPGIAMGKVFLYTKKFAEINTRNIDASMVEDEIAKFENAIKLTKEQIEKIKEKTEREFGKDKAQIFEAHLMLANDPELFDAVVNMIKNELITADNAVNQVIEQHASMMESLDDKYLKERAVDLRDVGSRIINNLLGIVNVNLSELDEDVIIIAKDLTPSDTATMKKDKVLGFATDVGGRTSHTAIMARSLEIPAVVGTGNVTQNVAGGEIAIVDGSEGIVIINPSDDILKEYEDKLNKYKIRIEKLKELKDLPAVTTDGKQSMLVANIGTPKDVEGALKNGAEGIGLFRTEFLYMNRNDFPSEEEQFEAYKYVAEKMNGKPVTIRTLDIGGDKKLPYLNMPDEMNPFLGYRAIRLCLDEKEMFKTQLRALLRASAYGNILIMYPMISSVVEVRKANAILNEVKEELDTKGIKYDKNIKVGIMVEIPSAAVTADILAKEVDFFSIGTNDLCQYTLAVDRMNERIKDYYKPFNPAILRLIKNVIDASHKEGIFTAMCGEMAGDPLTTVILLGLGLDEFSMSASSIPNIKNIIRNVSYEKAKEFTEMVLNMSTPDEIEDASRKILYDIIGE, from the coding sequence ATGTTAAAAGGTGTTGCAGCATCACCGGGTATTGCAATGGGCAAAGTATTTCTATACACAAAAAAATTTGCTGAAATTAACACCCGAAATATCGATGCATCCATGGTAGAAGATGAGATTGCAAAATTTGAAAATGCAATTAAATTAACAAAAGAACAAATAGAGAAAATTAAAGAGAAGACAGAAAGGGAGTTTGGCAAAGATAAGGCTCAAATTTTTGAGGCACATTTGATGCTAGCAAATGACCCTGAGCTTTTTGACGCTGTCGTAAATATGATCAAAAATGAGCTTATAACAGCTGATAATGCGGTAAACCAAGTAATAGAGCAGCATGCTTCCATGATGGAATCTTTAGATGACAAGTACCTAAAAGAGCGAGCTGTTGATTTAAGAGATGTAGGAAGCAGGATAATAAATAATCTTCTGGGTATAGTAAATGTGAATTTATCGGAGCTGGATGAAGATGTGATAATAATTGCTAAAGATTTGACGCCATCAGATACTGCGACTATGAAAAAAGATAAAGTATTGGGGTTTGCTACGGATGTTGGCGGCAGGACATCACATACAGCGATTATGGCTCGTTCTTTAGAGATACCAGCAGTAGTTGGTACTGGAAATGTCACACAGAATGTAGCTGGCGGTGAGATTGCTATTGTCGATGGAAGCGAAGGCATAGTGATAATAAATCCAAGCGACGATATTCTTAAAGAATATGAAGATAAATTAAATAAATACAAAATTAGAATTGAAAAGTTAAAAGAACTTAAAGATTTGCCTGCCGTGACAACAGATGGAAAACAATCTATGCTAGTTGCAAATATCGGTACACCTAAAGATGTAGAGGGCGCTTTGAAAAATGGAGCGGAAGGTATAGGCTTATTTAGAACTGAATTTTTGTACATGAACAGAAATGATTTTCCAAGTGAAGAAGAACAGTTTGAAGCGTATAAATATGTAGCTGAGAAGATGAATGGAAAGCCTGTTACAATAAGGACTTTGGACATCGGTGGCGATAAGAAGTTACCATATTTAAATATGCCAGATGAAATGAATCCATTTCTTGGCTATAGGGCTATAAGGCTTTGCCTTGATGAAAAGGAGATGTTTAAGACTCAGCTTAGGGCTTTGCTTAGGGCTAGTGCGTATGGAAACATCTTAATTATGTATCCTATGATTTCTTCTGTTGTTGAAGTCAGAAAAGCAAATGCGATTTTGAATGAAGTAAAAGAAGAACTGGATACAAAAGGCATAAAATACGATAAAAATATAAAAGTTGGCATAATGGTTGAGATACCGTCTGCAGCCGTGACCGCTGATATATTAGCTAAAGAAGTTGACTTCTTTAGTATAGGCACAAACGATCTGTGCCAGTATACGCTTGCAGTTGATAGAATGAATGAAAGAATAAAGGACTACTATAAGCCGTTTAATCCTGCAATTCTCAGACTTATTAAAAATGTAATAGATGCATCCCACAAAGAAGGAATATTTACTGCTATGTGCGGTGAAATGGCTGGTGATCCACTTACAACAGTTATTCTTTTGGGACTGGGTCTTGATGAATTTTCAATGAGCGCAAGCTCTATACCAAATATAAAGAACATAATACGAAATGTATCTTACGAGAAAGCAAAAGAGTTTACAGAAATGGTTTTGAACATGTCGACACCTGACGAAATTGAAGATGCGTCAAGAAAAATTTTATACGATATAATTGGTGAATGA
- a CDS encoding UvrB/UvrC motif-containing protein — MLCDKCKERPATVHYTQIINGVKTEMNLCEQCAQEEGLLNSETFSPFVNFAPFSVQDLLAGLMNFLPNTGSTYVEEQLKCDNCGMTYDRFRETGRLGCSRCYDSFADELNPLIRRIHGSIGHRGKIPRKTGGVLRAKREIEELKAKLEKAVKEEAFEEAAKLRDKIRELEKKYGK, encoded by the coding sequence ATGTTGTGTGATAAATGTAAAGAAAGACCAGCTACAGTTCATTATACGCAAATAATTAATGGTGTAAAGACGGAGATGAATCTATGTGAACAATGTGCCCAGGAAGAGGGTTTATTAAACAGCGAAACTTTCTCTCCATTTGTAAATTTTGCACCATTTTCTGTGCAGGACTTGCTGGCTGGACTTATGAATTTTCTGCCTAATACAGGAAGTACTTACGTGGAAGAACAGCTTAAGTGTGATAATTGCGGTATGACATATGATAGATTTAGGGAAACAGGAAGGCTTGGATGCAGCAGATGCTATGATTCATTTGCAGATGAATTGAATCCACTTATAAGGAGAATTCATGGAAGTATTGGACATAGAGGGAAGATTCCAAGAAAAACAGGTGGCGTTTTAAGGGCAAAGAGGGAAATAGAGGAGTTGAAAGCAAAGCTTGAAAAAGCAGTAAAAGAGGAAGCCTTTGAAGAGGCAGCCAAATTAAGGGATAAAATCAGAGAACTTGAGAAAAAGTACGGAAAGTAG
- a CDS encoding NAD(P)-dependent malic enzyme, producing the protein MDLREEALKLHKDNQGKISILSKVPVNDSKDLSLAYTPGVAEPCKEIHKNPDMIYDYTNKGNFVAVVTDGSAVLGLGDIGAMAGMPVMEGKAVLFKEFGGIDAFPICIGTKDVDKIVETVINISPTFGGINLEDISAPRCFEIEERLKKALKIPVFHDDQHGTAVVVFAGLINALKIVNKNLKSIKAVINGAGAAGIAIAKLLISAGIGDVILCDRKGIIYEERQDTDSSKISIAKITNKDKLKGTLKDALIGADVFIGVSAPNIVTKDMVKAMNSDAIVFALANPVPEIYPDVAKEGGARVIGTGRSDFPNQINNVLAFPGIFRGALEVRATEINEEMKIQAAYAIASLVSDEELKEDYIIPKAFDKRVAKTVAANVAKAAMDTKVANLNVDLVELEKKLNKIL; encoded by the coding sequence ATGGATTTAAGAGAAGAAGCGCTGAAATTACATAAGGATAACCAAGGGAAGATAAGCATTTTAAGTAAAGTGCCAGTCAATGATTCAAAAGATTTGTCGCTGGCGTATACGCCTGGTGTTGCCGAGCCGTGTAAAGAGATACATAAAAACCCTGACATGATATACGACTACACAAACAAAGGAAATTTTGTAGCAGTTGTTACAGACGGTTCTGCTGTATTAGGATTGGGGGATATAGGGGCAATGGCAGGAATGCCTGTCATGGAAGGAAAAGCTGTCTTATTCAAAGAATTTGGCGGAATTGATGCATTTCCAATATGCATTGGGACAAAAGATGTGGATAAAATCGTTGAAACGGTTATAAACATATCGCCAACTTTTGGTGGAATAAATCTTGAAGATATATCGGCACCTAGGTGTTTTGAAATCGAGGAAAGGTTAAAAAAAGCTCTTAAAATTCCTGTATTTCATGATGACCAGCACGGGACGGCTGTAGTTGTATTTGCCGGATTAATTAATGCCTTAAAGATTGTAAACAAAAATCTTAAAAGTATAAAAGCGGTGATAAACGGTGCGGGTGCGGCAGGGATAGCTATTGCAAAACTGCTTATAAGTGCTGGAATCGGCGATGTCATTTTGTGTGACAGAAAAGGCATCATATACGAAGAAAGACAAGATACGGACTCATCAAAAATATCAATAGCTAAAATTACGAATAAGGATAAATTAAAAGGTACATTGAAAGATGCTCTTATTGGTGCTGATGTATTTATAGGAGTATCCGCTCCTAACATTGTAACAAAAGACATGGTAAAGGCAATGAATAGCGATGCAATTGTATTTGCACTGGCAAATCCGGTACCCGAGATATATCCGGATGTGGCTAAAGAAGGTGGTGCAAGAGTGATTGGAACAGGAAGGTCTGATTTTCCTAACCAGATAAATAATGTTCTGGCTTTTCCTGGTATATTTAGAGGTGCACTTGAAGTAAGGGCAACGGAAATCAATGAGGAAATGAAGATTCAAGCTGCATATGCTATTGCAAGCTTGGTCTCTGATGAAGAATTAAAAGAAGATTATATAATACCAAAGGCATTTGACAAAAGAGTAGCTAAGACGGTAGCCGCAAATGTCGCTAAGGCAGCGATGGACACTAAAGTTGCTAATTTAAATGTAGATTTAGTTGAATTAGAGAAAAAATTAAATAAAATTTTATAG